From the genome of Streptomyces sp. V1I1, one region includes:
- a CDS encoding PLP-dependent aminotransferase family protein has protein sequence MTSSGTTSATGGPSERGRPGGPGGPSRGDSWNAAWEVLLPAAAAPARQRGRALQSALREAVRSGRLAAGTRLPSSRELAADLGVSRGLVTEAYEQLTAEGYLRSDRGAGTWVGDAARAAVPGARDLAPRTPGARVDFRPGTPDLSLFPRTAWAAAQKSVLARLPHRALGYPDPRGLPELRTSVASLLTRRRGVVADPECVVVCSGVAQAMTVLGFVLHEHGLRTLGVEDPGSPGHGPLFAAAGLGMTQLPLDDEGLATGPLERSGVRAVVTTPAHQFPTGIAYSARRRTELLDWARAVDGLILEDDYDGDFRYDRAPVGALQGLDPERVAYTGSVSKSLAPGLRLGWLLVPAHLMDEVVERKRTLDLGNPTLDQALLADFIDRGGYDRQLRRCQRAYRERRDALVGALTEHFPGAEVSGIAAGLHIIARLPERYGPEPRFLQSAAGAGVAVHPLADYAAALTRDAGVRLVLGYAHLTPSEIARGVRLMAQAAGTAR, from the coding sequence ATGACGTCATCGGGGACCACTTCCGCGACCGGCGGGCCCAGCGAGCGCGGCCGGCCCGGCGGGCCCGGCGGGCCTTCCCGGGGAGACTCCTGGAACGCCGCCTGGGAAGTGCTGCTGCCCGCGGCCGCCGCCCCCGCCCGGCAGCGCGGGCGCGCGTTGCAGTCGGCGCTGCGCGAGGCGGTCAGATCGGGGCGGCTGGCTGCCGGAACGCGGCTGCCTTCGAGCCGCGAACTTGCCGCTGACCTGGGCGTTTCACGCGGACTCGTCACCGAGGCCTACGAGCAGCTGACGGCGGAGGGCTATCTGCGCAGCGACAGAGGCGCGGGCACCTGGGTCGGGGACGCGGCGCGCGCGGCCGTGCCCGGGGCGCGCGACCTCGCGCCGCGCACTCCCGGCGCGCGGGTGGACTTCCGCCCAGGGACGCCCGATCTCTCGCTCTTCCCGCGCACCGCCTGGGCGGCGGCGCAGAAGTCCGTCCTCGCGCGGCTGCCGCACCGGGCGCTCGGCTATCCCGATCCGCGCGGCCTCCCGGAGCTGCGAACATCGGTGGCCTCGCTGCTGACCCGGCGGCGGGGTGTGGTGGCCGATCCGGAATGCGTCGTGGTGTGTTCGGGCGTCGCCCAGGCGATGACGGTGCTCGGGTTCGTACTGCACGAACACGGCCTGCGGACCTTGGGCGTCGAGGATCCGGGGAGCCCTGGGCACGGGCCGCTGTTCGCGGCGGCCGGGCTGGGCATGACGCAACTGCCGCTGGATGACGAAGGGCTCGCGACCGGACCGCTGGAACGGTCCGGCGTACGTGCCGTGGTGACCACCCCGGCCCACCAGTTCCCGACCGGAATCGCCTACTCGGCGCGGCGCCGCACCGAACTCCTCGACTGGGCGCGGGCCGTGGACGGTCTGATCCTCGAGGACGACTACGACGGCGACTTCCGCTACGACCGGGCGCCCGTCGGCGCTCTCCAGGGACTCGACCCCGAGCGCGTCGCGTACACCGGCTCGGTCAGCAAGTCCCTCGCACCAGGGCTGCGGCTCGGCTGGCTGCTCGTACCGGCACACCTCATGGACGAGGTCGTGGAGCGCAAACGCACGCTGGATCTCGGCAATCCCACCCTCGACCAGGCGCTCCTCGCCGACTTCATCGACCGCGGCGGTTACGACCGGCAGTTGCGCCGCTGCCAGCGCGCCTACCGGGAACGGCGGGACGCCCTCGTCGGCGCGCTGACGGAGCACTTCCCGGGCGCCGAGGTCAGTGGCATCGCCGCCGGTCTGCACATCATCGCCCGGCTGCCCGAGCGGTACGGTCCCGAGCCGCGGTTCCTTCAGAGCGCGGCCGGGGCCGGTGTTGCGGTACACCCGCTGGCCGACTACGCGGCGGCGCTCACCCGGGATGCCGGGGTGCGGCTGGTCCTCGGATACGCGCATCTGACGCCGTCCGAGATCGCGCGCGGGGTACGGCTGATGGCACAGGCGGCAGGGACAGCACGCTGA